In Romboutsia lituseburensis, a genomic segment contains:
- a CDS encoding S8 family peptidase gives MNENLNLTPFTVESEVNKLDYTIPYGVTMLNATEAWKKGYTGKGVVVAIIDTGCDTKHPALEGRIIGGRNFTSDDNSNPDIFEDYQGHGTHVAGTIAANTTPVGITGVAPGANLLILKALDKSGSGKMQWIISAINYAVSKKANIISMSLGGPQNTKELHDVILNAVNNNILVVCAAGNRGDKGNAKTDELDYPGAYDEVIEVGAIDSNKGIAPFSNSNLYVDLVAPGVNILSTYKNQGYATLSGTSMATPHVSGALAIIIEWANKEFERNMTESEYYAQLIKFTKALKLSRRLQGNGYITLSL, from the coding sequence ATGAATGAAAATTTAAATTTAACACCGTTTACAGTAGAAAGCGAAGTTAATAAATTAGATTATACAATTCCATATGGAGTTACAATGTTAAATGCGACAGAAGCTTGGAAGAAGGGATATACAGGAAAAGGAGTTGTTGTTGCAATTATAGATACTGGATGTGATACAAAACATCCTGCACTAGAGGGTAGAATTATAGGAGGTAGAAATTTTACTTCAGATGATAATTCAAATCCAGATATATTCGAGGATTATCAAGGACATGGAACTCATGTTGCGGGAACAATAGCTGCAAATACAACACCAGTTGGGATAACAGGTGTTGCACCAGGAGCTAACTTGTTAATATTAAAGGCTCTGGATAAAAGTGGATCAGGAAAAATGCAGTGGATTATAAGCGCCATTAACTATGCAGTATCTAAAAAAGCAAATATAATATCTATGTCACTTGGAGGACCTCAAAATACAAAAGAATTACATGATGTAATTTTAAATGCAGTTAATAATAATATATTAGTTGTATGTGCAGCTGGTAATAGAGGTGATAAGGGTAATGCAAAAACTGATGAGTTAGATTATCCAGGTGCATATGATGAAGTAATAGAGGTCGGTGCAATAGATTCAAATAAAGGAATTGCTCCATTTAGTAACTCTAATTTATATGTAGACTTAGTTGCTCCAGGAGTTAATATTTTGTCAACATATAAAAATCAAGGATACGCGACATTAAGTGGAACCAGTATGGCAACTCCGCATGTATCAGGTGCTTTAGCAATAATTATAGAATGGGCAAATAAAGAGTTTGAGAGAAATATGACTGAATCAGAATACTATGCTCAGCTCATTAAATTTACAAAAGCATTGAAGTTATCAAGAAGGCTTCAAGGTAATGGATATATTACTTTAAGTTTATAA
- a CDS encoding MATE family efflux transporter, with the protein MSSQQTLGTESVYKLLIKYSIPAIIGMMVNALYNVVDRMFIGNIPGVGPLAITGLGVTMPIVTIILAFGMLIGIGTTTNISIKLGQGKKEEAEQLIGNAMTLAVLIGLIITIIGLLYLDKILILFGASDKALVYAKSYVTIIFIGTVVNLLSFSLNHSIRADGSPKISAGIMIVGCLTNIILDAIFIFGFDMEIKGAALATVISQTVTAILTMAYYLSGKSNLKFRKSSLKLNRKLMLGVFAIGISPFSMQIAASLVQVISNQALKTYGGDLAIGAMATISSISMLFLMPIFGINQGAQPIIGFNYGAKKYERVKKAYLSSVAVATIILTIGALVVQTYPEIMIRMFNKDKELMRISVEGIKIYLLMMPIIGISVTGSNFIQSIGKAKIAMILSLLRQVILLIPAILILPKFLGLKGVWLAQPISDFIATLITFVILFNEIRSYSIKVEKNIENNSLNDKYLESEFAIDKNK; encoded by the coding sequence ATGAGTTCACAACAAACTTTAGGAACAGAATCTGTATACAAATTGCTTATAAAGTACTCAATACCAGCCATAATAGGAATGATGGTAAATGCTTTATATAATGTAGTTGACAGAATGTTTATTGGAAATATCCCAGGTGTAGGGCCATTAGCTATAACAGGTCTTGGTGTAACAATGCCGATCGTAACTATAATATTAGCTTTTGGCATGTTAATAGGAATAGGTACAACAACTAATATATCTATAAAATTAGGTCAAGGTAAAAAAGAAGAAGCAGAACAATTAATCGGTAATGCAATGACTCTAGCCGTATTAATTGGATTAATAATAACTATAATCGGTCTTTTATATTTAGATAAAATACTAATTTTATTTGGTGCGAGTGATAAAGCATTAGTTTATGCAAAATCGTATGTAACTATAATTTTTATAGGGACAGTTGTTAACTTACTATCATTTTCTTTAAATCATTCAATAAGAGCTGATGGCAGTCCTAAAATATCAGCTGGAATAATGATTGTAGGATGTTTGACAAATATTATACTAGATGCAATATTTATATTTGGATTTGATATGGAAATAAAGGGTGCAGCTTTAGCTACAGTTATTTCACAGACAGTTACGGCCATACTTACTATGGCATATTATCTTTCTGGAAAATCTAATTTAAAATTTAGAAAATCTAGCTTAAAATTGAATAGAAAGCTAATGTTAGGAGTTTTTGCAATAGGGATATCTCCATTTTCTATGCAGATTGCAGCTAGTTTAGTTCAAGTTATATCTAATCAAGCTTTAAAAACTTATGGTGGTGATTTAGCTATAGGGGCTATGGCTACAATTTCATCAATTTCTATGCTATTCTTGATGCCTATATTTGGAATAAACCAAGGAGCACAACCAATAATAGGATTTAACTATGGAGCTAAAAAATATGAAAGAGTAAAAAAAGCATACTTATCGTCTGTAGCTGTAGCAACAATTATTTTAACAATAGGGGCTTTAGTAGTTCAAACATATCCTGAGATTATGATAAGAATGTTTAATAAAGATAAAGAGCTTATGAGAATTTCTGTTGAGGGTATAAAAATTTACTTGCTTATGATGCCTATAATAGGTATTTCAGTAACAGGAAGTAACTTTATACAATCAATAGGAAAAGCTAAAATAGCAATGATACTTAGCCTTCTTAGACAAGTAATTTTACTTATACCAGCTATACTAATTCTTCCGAAATTTTTAGGATTAAAAGGAGTATGGCTAGCCCAACCAATATCAGACTTTATAGCGACTTTAATTACGTTTGTAATATTATTCAATGAGATAAGAAGCTATAGTATCAAAGTAGAAAAAAATATTGAAAATAATTCTTTAAATGACAAATATCTAGAAAGTGAATTTGCTATAGATAAAAATAAGTAA
- a CDS encoding VanW family protein, producing the protein MTNRKINKIYIIAFIFLIGLFSLGMNKPIKIDDGKIFRKIYIENQDVGHLTINEAKHLISKKYPLEVMHIRYNDKTWDITPEDINLDYNIDKSIKKAYLYTRGYDKVENIKRMFNLSFKDPYTIKLHGSYDESKLSKILDEICNDIDIEVVQATIKITDNSEIKTTKSKDGIEVDIINLKETIYNMIDKKSISTIELPIKIIKPNITTESVKSINSILGQCSTSFYDQSSRGSNIHIAGKSTSDLLVMPGEIFSYNKATGARTWSNGYKSAKVIVGGKYVNGEGGGVCQVSTTIYNAALLSGMDIKEVHNHTFTSHYAPRGKDAAVSYGYTDFKFRNPYSHPIYIKNIVNNGAITTKIYGCDQDRERIYIRTEEKLNKDKINVNTYRIYLNEENKKIREELISESTYKVK; encoded by the coding sequence ATGACAAATAGAAAAATAAATAAAATATACATAATAGCATTTATATTTTTAATAGGCTTATTTAGTTTAGGAATGAATAAACCTATTAAAATTGATGATGGAAAAATTTTTAGAAAAATATATATAGAAAATCAAGATGTAGGACACTTAACTATTAATGAAGCTAAACATCTTATATCTAAAAAATACCCTTTAGAAGTAATGCATATTAGATATAATGATAAAACATGGGATATAACCCCTGAAGATATAAATTTAGACTATAATATTGATAAATCTATAAAAAAAGCGTACTTATATACAAGAGGCTATGATAAGGTAGAAAATATAAAAAGGATGTTTAATTTATCATTTAAAGATCCATATACGATAAAATTGCATGGAAGTTACGATGAATCAAAATTAAGCAAAATTTTAGATGAAATTTGTAATGACATAGATATTGAAGTAGTTCAAGCTACTATAAAAATAACTGATAACTCAGAAATTAAGACAACCAAATCTAAAGATGGTATAGAAGTGGATATTATTAATTTGAAAGAAACTATATATAATATGATAGACAAAAAAAGTATATCAACTATTGAACTGCCTATAAAAATTATAAAACCAAATATAACCACAGAAAGTGTAAAGTCTATAAACTCAATATTAGGGCAATGTAGTACTAGTTTTTATGATCAATCATCTAGAGGTAGCAATATACATATTGCAGGTAAAAGTACGAGTGATTTACTTGTTATGCCAGGCGAAATCTTTTCATATAATAAAGCTACGGGAGCTAGAACGTGGAGCAATGGTTATAAGTCTGCTAAAGTAATAGTTGGAGGAAAATATGTAAATGGAGAAGGTGGAGGTGTATGTCAAGTATCAACAACTATATATAATGCAGCGCTACTTTCTGGAATGGATATAAAAGAAGTTCATAATCATACATTTACATCTCATTATGCACCAAGAGGTAAAGATGCAGCAGTATCATATGGATACACAGATTTTAAATTTAGAAATCCTTACTCACATCCTATATATATTAAAAACATTGTAAATAACGGAGCTATAACAACTAAAATTTATGGATGCGATCAAGATAGGGAAAGAATTTATATAAGGACAGAGGAAAAGTTAAATAAAGACAAAATTAATGTAAACACATATAGAATTTATTTAAATGAAGAAAATAAAAAAATTAGAGAAGAATTAATATCTGAAAGTACCTATAAAGTAAAGTAA
- a CDS encoding GNAT family N-acetyltransferase — translation MIKKVKLSKFNGELCENLYADVCYITASKFEDITNLYNRVNDAMENKNWLKFRDQLYLMDVLDKGGFIIGCYVEETLVASALCELPSGDYLDYLYEMGLTEEEINSSYVSGYVMVDPLYRGNSLHKILMETRIQESIIRGKNHIVTAIATENIFSLKTVLNLGFEIKLQKENHYGITRNILIKQLVNTSEQEIEITA, via the coding sequence TTGATAAAGAAAGTAAAATTATCTAAGTTTAATGGAGAGCTTTGTGAAAACTTATACGCTGATGTATGTTATATAACTGCATCAAAGTTTGAAGACATTACTAATTTATACAATAGGGTAAATGATGCGATGGAAAATAAAAACTGGCTTAAATTTCGCGATCAACTCTATTTAATGGATGTATTAGACAAGGGTGGATTTATAATAGGATGTTATGTTGAAGAAACCTTAGTTGCATCAGCACTATGCGAATTGCCTAGTGGTGATTATTTAGATTATCTTTATGAAATGGGACTTACTGAAGAAGAAATAAATTCTAGTTATGTATCTGGTTATGTAATGGTAGACCCTCTTTACCGTGGCAATTCCCTTCATAAAATATTAATGGAAACTAGAATACAAGAATCTATCATTAGAGGTAAGAACCATATTGTAACTGCAATAGCTACTGAAAATATTTTTAGTCTAAAGACAGTTCTTAATTTAGGTTTTGAAATAAAACTACAAAAAGAAAACCACTATGGTATAACAAGAAATATACTTATAAAGCAATTGGTTAATACATCAGAACAAGAAATAGAAATTACAGCTTAG
- a CDS encoding efflux RND transporter periplasmic adaptor subunit, producing MSFLEKFKNKKVAIGVGVFVIVALGIGIFIYNKNKINGDDISMNENYIETYTIADNEKIFINGVITPTKTQDFNPNQENISKVNVTNGKVVNEGDLLFTTKNQDAIDQIDDLKSQVNTLKNQIDKLKKANSSNDSGISSEISGLNSDVSKLNSQISSLEKKAYLETYAPFAGKVYLNETSEGPEQSAFMTIESNEYYMKGQASEQDLPKLQIDDPVDVLVFSNNKKLTGRISYISDRPSTATNDMNMGGQSNLSYYDIIISFENQEELTNGFHVQASIEVRDSIVKIPTSAVLESKKDDKTENYVFEDLNGILKKRVIEINDQNDEFTTVKSGLDKNICIVRYPSEDMKEGDPVNTGNTPNSEDGAENSSDEKDKATTEDGAEHSSDEKDKAPAEEGAE from the coding sequence ATGTCTTTTTTAGAAAAGTTCAAAAACAAAAAAGTAGCTATAGGTGTAGGTGTTTTTGTAATAGTTGCATTGGGCATTGGAATCTTTATTTATAATAAGAATAAAATAAATGGCGATGACATAAGCATGAATGAAAATTATATCGAGACGTATACTATCGCTGATAACGAAAAGATTTTTATAAATGGTGTTATCACACCTACTAAAACACAGGATTTTAATCCTAATCAAGAAAATATAAGTAAAGTAAATGTTACTAACGGAAAAGTTGTAAATGAAGGAGATCTTTTGTTCACTACGAAAAATCAAGATGCAATAGATCAAATCGATGATTTAAAATCTCAAGTAAATACTCTAAAAAATCAGATAGATAAGCTAAAAAAAGCTAATAGCTCTAATGATTCAGGTATTAGTTCTGAAATAAGCGGATTAAATTCTGATGTTAGCAAATTAAACTCTCAAATATCTTCTTTAGAAAAGAAAGCATATTTAGAGACATATGCTCCTTTTGCTGGTAAAGTTTATTTAAATGAGACTTCTGAAGGACCTGAGCAATCTGCATTTATGACGATTGAAAGTAACGAGTATTATATGAAGGGACAAGCCAGTGAACAAGATTTACCAAAACTTCAAATAGATGATCCTGTTGACGTTTTAGTATTCTCTAATAACAAAAAGTTAACAGGTAGAATAAGCTATATATCAGATAGACCATCTACTGCTACAAATGATATGAATATGGGTGGTCAAAGTAATTTATCTTACTATGATATAATAATATCTTTTGAAAACCAAGAAGAGTTAACTAATGGCTTCCACGTTCAAGCATCTATAGAAGTACGTGATTCAATAGTTAAAATACCAACATCTGCTGTATTAGAAAGTAAAAAGGATGATAAAACAGAAAACTATGTATTTGAAGATTTAAATGGAATACTTAAGAAAAGAGTTATTGAAATAAATGATCAAAATGATGAATTTACAACTGTAAAATCTGGACTTGACAAAAATATTTGTATAGTAAGATACCCTTCTGAAGATATGAAAGAAGGTGATCCTGTAAATACAGGAAATACTCCTAATAGTGAAGATGGAGCTGAAAATTCATCAGATGAAAAAGATAAAGCCACTACTGAAGATGGAGCTGAGCATTCATCAGATGAAAAAGATAAGGCACCTGCTGAAGAAGGAGCTGAGTAA
- a CDS encoding ABC transporter ATP-binding protein → MSNIIKLENVQKFYKVGKEQFHVLKSLSLEIEAGDFVMIMGKSGSGKTTLLNSLGFLDKFDDGKYLFNGEDVTNLNENQKSEFRNKNIGFIFQQFNLIETLDVYHNIELPLIYEGLINKVDREKIVCEKLESVGLLDKLKNMPLQLSGGQQQRVAIARALVNSPSLIFADEPTGALDSETSNDIMELLKNLNEQGKTIIMVTHDNDLVKYATKVVKLKDGVVSMEV, encoded by the coding sequence TTGAGTAATATAATTAAACTAGAAAATGTTCAAAAATTTTATAAAGTTGGTAAGGAACAGTTCCATGTGCTTAAATCTTTAAGCTTAGAAATAGAAGCTGGAGATTTTGTTATGATAATGGGTAAATCAGGAAGTGGTAAAACTACACTACTTAACAGTTTAGGTTTCCTTGATAAATTCGATGACGGAAAATACTTATTTAATGGCGAAGATGTTACAAATTTAAATGAAAATCAAAAATCTGAATTTAGAAATAAAAATATAGGTTTTATTTTTCAACAATTTAACTTAATAGAAACATTAGATGTATACCATAACATAGAATTACCTCTTATTTATGAAGGTTTAATAAATAAAGTTGATAGAGAAAAAATAGTTTGTGAAAAATTAGAATCAGTTGGTCTACTCGATAAATTAAAAAATATGCCACTTCAATTATCAGGTGGTCAACAACAACGTGTTGCTATAGCTCGTGCACTAGTTAATAGCCCTTCTCTTATTTTTGCAGATGAACCAACTGGTGCTTTAGATAGTGAAACTAGCAATGACATTATGGAGCTTTTAAAAAATTTAAATGAACAAGGAAAGACTATAATAATGGTTACTCATGATAATGATTTAGTAAAATATGCCACTAAGGTTGTAAAACTAAAAGATGGTGTAGTTTCAATGGAGGTGTAG
- a CDS encoding ABC transporter permease, with protein sequence MNLIKSSLSNLKGHKLRVFITLLWIIMGITSVILVSSIGNGLKKEVFSSVDKVNPNKTRISFEPTDQNMSSMTAFLQPFALKDIEELSFVEGVERIGPAKEDFDMNSSYFSEASFDKKTTSIEVNELKKDTKVKASYGRNFSLEDNDRKVIMITMQNATDLFGDAEKAIGKGITISGSTFEVIGVVDESSLTTNTEENNSGMIAGMYSGDFTYATSYMPKKSFDSLMNQYSYPTEIYGLDLIVSKGYDVSEVAYRVCDKLYDLHPDIDGSYNPQDPSEQTQELEAMVSKINLFITAITAISMFVGGVGVMNIMYVSVMERQREIGIRRAIGAKPRHILFQFLTEAVFITVCGGILGIIIGFIVVNYASNYLPFKAIPNANSLFYAFIATVLTGIVFGIVPALKASKLDPIKAIYK encoded by the coding sequence ATGAATTTAATAAAAAGTTCTTTATCTAATTTAAAAGGTCATAAACTTAGAGTATTTATAACTTTACTTTGGATTATAATGGGTATTACATCAGTAATACTTGTAAGTTCTATCGGTAATGGTCTAAAAAAAGAAGTTTTTAGTTCAGTTGACAAAGTCAACCCTAATAAAACAAGAATTTCATTTGAGCCTACAGATCAAAATATGTCTAGCATGACAGCATTTTTACAACCATTTGCTCTAAAAGATATTGAAGAATTATCTTTTGTGGAAGGCGTTGAAAGAATAGGACCTGCTAAGGAAGATTTTGATATGAACTCCAGTTATTTTTCTGAAGCATCTTTTGATAAAAAGACTACTTCTATTGAAGTAAATGAGTTGAAAAAAGATACAAAAGTAAAAGCTTCATATGGTCGAAATTTTTCTTTAGAAGATAATGATAGAAAAGTAATTATGATAACTATGCAAAATGCAACAGACTTATTTGGTGATGCAGAAAAAGCTATAGGTAAAGGTATAACTATTAGTGGTTCAACATTTGAAGTAATAGGTGTTGTTGATGAGAGTTCTCTGACTACTAACACTGAAGAAAATAACAGTGGCATGATTGCTGGTATGTATAGCGGTGACTTTACTTATGCTACATCTTATATGCCAAAGAAATCTTTTGATTCTTTAATGAATCAATACTCTTATCCAACTGAAATTTATGGACTTGATTTAATAGTTTCTAAAGGATATGATGTATCTGAAGTAGCTTACAGAGTTTGTGATAAGTTATATGATTTACATCCAGATATTGACGGTTCGTATAACCCTCAAGATCCATCAGAACAAACTCAAGAGCTTGAAGCAATGGTTTCTAAAATAAACTTATTTATAACTGCTATAACTGCTATATCTATGTTTGTAGGTGGTGTAGGTGTTATGAATATAATGTATGTATCTGTTATGGAACGTCAAAGAGAAATCGGTATTAGAAGAGCTATAGGTGCAAAGCCTAGACATATATTATTCCAATTTTTAACCGAAGCTGTATTTATAACGGTATGTGGTGGAATACTGGGAATAATAATAGGATTTATAGTAGTTAACTATGCATCTAACTATTTACCATTTAAAGCTATTCCTAATGCTAACAGCTTATTCTATGCATTTATTGCAACTGTTTTAACTGGAATCGTATTTGGTATTGTTCCTGCCCTTAAAGCATCTAAATTAGATCCAATTAAGGCCATTTACAAATAA
- a CDS encoding serine/threonine-protein phosphatase produces MKFFIDFASSSLNKYGEELCGDKVEFYHDEKKFIAVLSDGLGSGVKANILATLTAKIALTMLKEGLPIEEVVDTVIHTLPVCSQRNLAYSTFTIIKVENDGMAYVAEFDNPSIFFLSDREIKKIEWCTTEINGRKIKESKFKLKEKDILVFVSDGVVHAGVGKVLNLGWQWEDIEKYLKENTNKNMSAKTVTNLLLGACDQLYMQQPGDDTTVATIKAVMPKKAILFSGPPINPEMDNQIVKKIMSTYGRRIVCGGTAGNIVARELNEEVKTSFKVVDKDIPPIGYINGIDLVTEGVLTIRKATEILEKVKVATDLKFLYEDDGASKLARMLYEDCTHIKFIIGRAINPAHQNPDFPNELSIKLYVLNELKNTLSGLGKIIEVEFY; encoded by the coding sequence ATGAAATTTTTTATAGATTTTGCCAGCAGCAGTTTAAATAAATATGGAGAAGAGTTATGCGGAGACAAAGTTGAGTTTTACCACGATGAAAAAAAGTTTATTGCGGTTTTGTCAGATGGATTAGGCAGTGGTGTAAAGGCTAATATTTTGGCTACATTAACAGCTAAGATAGCTTTAACCATGTTAAAAGAGGGTCTACCTATAGAAGAAGTAGTAGATACTGTTATACATACACTTCCGGTATGTTCACAAAGAAATTTAGCGTATTCGACGTTTACTATAATAAAAGTTGAAAACGATGGTATGGCATATGTTGCTGAATTTGATAATCCAAGTATTTTCTTTTTAAGTGATAGAGAAATAAAAAAAATAGAGTGGTGTACTACTGAAATTAATGGCAGGAAAATAAAAGAAAGCAAGTTTAAACTTAAAGAAAAAGATATATTGGTATTTGTAAGTGATGGAGTTGTGCACGCTGGGGTAGGGAAGGTATTGAATTTAGGATGGCAATGGGAAGATATTGAAAAATATCTAAAGGAAAATACAAACAAAAATATGTCAGCTAAGACAGTAACTAATTTGTTATTAGGTGCATGTGACCAGTTATATATGCAGCAACCAGGAGATGATACAACAGTTGCAACTATAAAGGCAGTTATGCCTAAAAAAGCTATATTATTCTCAGGACCTCCTATAAATCCTGAAATGGATAATCAAATCGTTAAAAAGATAATGTCTACTTATGGAAGAAGAATTGTTTGTGGGGGGACTGCTGGAAATATTGTTGCGAGGGAGCTAAATGAAGAGGTTAAAACAAGTTTTAAAGTAGTTGATAAAGATATACCGCCAATTGGTTATATAAATGGAATAGATCTTGTTACAGAAGGTGTTTTAACTATAAGAAAAGCAACTGAAATATTAGAAAAAGTAAAGGTAGCAACTGATTTAAAGTTTTTATATGAAGATGATGGAGCATCGAAGTTAGCTCGCATGCTTTACGAGGATTGTACACATATAAAATTTATAATAGGGAGAGCTATAAATCCAGCTCATCAAAATCCAGATTTTCCAAATGAATTAAGTATTAAGTTATATGTTTTAAATGAACTAAAAAATACTTTGTCAGGATTAGGTAAGATTATAGAAGTTGAATTTTATTAA
- a CDS encoding [Fe-Fe] hydrogenase large subunit C-terminal domain-containing protein, whose protein sequence is MWVMGFSKVNCKNCYACLRACPVHAIRVKNDQAQIMKDRCIVCGRCFRACPQNAKLIRSEIEMVKHYISGRKKVVASIAPSFASIFGKYSNKIPKALRLLGFDYVEETASIVDPIINEYERYANLDDDKTYITSFCPSVNKLIEKYYKDFNDNIIPVASPAIFHARVLKSIYGKETKVIFIGPCLAKKTDGHDDESIDIVLTFEELQNWFKEKNIDLEIIGEEPFDYVSKDKRLLPIIGGPTKHIEEKNPKKSIIQVDGIDDCIKILDELKKGKLKNSLIDMNSCRHSCVNGSGMPHDNITCYERKENLKQYAKRVNKEKNQDNSKINDIISQVSIKKNFVSKEILLKQPTEEELREIMKSMGKHDKNDELNCGSCGYHTCKEKAIAVYNNMAEVNMCLPFMRERAENLTNIIFDMTPNMIAIINKKLDIVQLNPSAEKFFDITNKKAIGLPILMFLDGNKFENIKKNKVNVYKEKVLLEYNQSTIIQSIIWLEKNQVMLWIADDITKDEKQQQSIQNMKIDAINMAQKVINKQMTVAQEIASLLGETTAETKVTLTQLKNLIQEDTSKK, encoded by the coding sequence ATGTGGGTTATGGGTTTTTCTAAAGTTAATTGTAAAAATTGTTATGCATGTTTAAGAGCTTGTCCAGTACATGCTATAAGGGTTAAAAATGACCAAGCTCAGATAATGAAAGATCGATGTATTGTATGTGGTAGATGCTTTAGAGCATGCCCTCAAAATGCAAAATTAATACGTTCAGAAATTGAAATGGTTAAACATTATATAAGTGGTAGAAAAAAAGTAGTAGCATCGATAGCTCCAAGCTTTGCATCTATATTTGGAAAATATAGTAATAAAATTCCTAAGGCACTTAGACTGCTAGGATTTGATTATGTAGAAGAAACAGCATCAATAGTAGATCCGATTATAAACGAATATGAAAGATATGCAAACTTAGATGATGACAAAACATATATAACAAGTTTTTGTCCTTCGGTAAATAAGTTAATTGAAAAATATTATAAAGATTTCAATGATAATATTATACCTGTAGCATCTCCAGCAATATTTCACGCAAGAGTATTAAAGAGTATATATGGAAAAGAGACAAAAGTTATATTTATAGGCCCATGCTTAGCTAAAAAAACAGATGGACATGATGATGAATCTATAGATATTGTATTAACATTTGAAGAACTTCAAAATTGGTTTAAAGAAAAAAATATAGATTTAGAAATTATTGGTGAAGAGCCATTTGATTATGTTAGTAAAGATAAGAGACTGTTACCTATAATTGGAGGGCCAACAAAGCATATAGAAGAAAAAAATCCTAAAAAAAGTATTATACAAGTCGATGGGATAGATGATTGTATAAAAATATTAGATGAATTAAAAAAAGGGAAACTTAAAAATTCATTAATTGATATGAATAGTTGTAGGCATAGCTGTGTAAATGGATCTGGTATGCCTCATGATAATATAACATGCTATGAAAGAAAGGAAAATCTTAAACAATACGCTAAAAGAGTTAACAAAGAAAAGAATCAAGACAATTCTAAAATAAATGATATAATCTCACAGGTTTCTATAAAAAAGAATTTTGTATCTAAAGAAATTTTACTAAAGCAACCAACAGAAGAAGAATTAAGAGAAATAATGAAAAGTATGGGGAAACATGATAAAAATGATGAATTGAATTGCGGTAGTTGTGGATATCACACATGCAAAGAAAAAGCTATAGCAGTGTATAATAATATGGCGGAAGTAAATATGTGCTTACCTTTTATGAGGGAAAGAGCTGAAAATTTAACAAATATCATATTTGATATGACCCCTAATATGATAGCTATAATAAATAAAAAATTAGATATAGTACAATTAAATCCATCAGCTGAAAAGTTTTTTGATATTACAAATAAAAAGGCTATAGGTCTTCCGATATTAATGTTTTTAGATGGAAATAAATTTGAAAATATAAAGAAAAATAAGGTTAATGTCTATAAAGAAAAAGTATTGCTAGAGTATAATCAATCAACAATAATACAAAGTATAATATGGTTAGAAAAAAACCAAGTTATGTTATGGATTGCAGATGATATAACAAAGGATGAAAAACAACAACAATCAATTCAGAACATGAAAATAGATGCCATAAATATGGCTCAAAAAGTTATAAATAAACAAATGACAGTAGCACAGGAAATTGCAAGTTTATTGGGTGAAACTACGGCAGAAACAAAGGTAACATTAACTCAACTTAAAAATCTTATTCAGGAGGATACAAGTAAAAAATGA
- a CDS encoding (2Fe-2S) ferredoxin domain-containing protein, protein MKSIKICIGSACHIKGSYEVIEIFKEEIDKYKLGDKIELCASFCLGKCKDAVSVMRWDDIVFSVSKENARQIFEAEFMPYI, encoded by the coding sequence ATGAAGTCTATAAAAATATGTATAGGTAGTGCATGTCATATAAAGGGATCATATGAGGTTATAGAAATTTTTAAAGAAGAAATAGATAAGTATAAATTAGGAGATAAAATAGAACTTTGTGCTTCATTTTGCCTGGGTAAATGCAAAGATGCAGTTTCAGTTATGAGATGGGATGATATTGTATTTTCTGTTTCAAAAGAAAATGCAAGGCAAATATTTGAAGCTGAGTTTATGCCATATATTTAA